DNA from Metabacillus flavus:
CAGCGGCTTCTTTCGCCATTTCAAATTGCGGAAGCAGTTCAATGGGCGCTTCGCTGCGGTTTGCTTTATAGTTTTGGAAGGATTCTGTTCTGAAGGTTTTGCTGCCCATATCCCAGCAGCATATGACTTGCTCAGGTTTGAACGCATCGATGCTCATCAGGAGATGCTTTAAAAAGCCGCTGACGGCATTTGTAGGTGTACCTTTGCTGTTTATCATGAAATTGCCATGTACAGATGTGGCAAAAAATGCACGGAATAATAAAGCCATTCCATCTACAAGTAATAGGTCTGTTTTTCGTTCCATCGTATTCTCTCCTTTATTTACATAACATTATCCTACCATATCCAAGCTATGGTGCGAAACGGTAAGTGAAGGAATCATTCAGGATCGGATCATGGAAATGAAAAGACTGAACCCGTCAGGATTCAGTCTCTTTTTTGGAGCTATCAAGTTTTGCAGCCTCTGCTTCTGCATACGAAGCAAATTCGTGTTCAAAACCGTTTTTCTTTTTTGCGTTGTTATTAGCCATTGCGTTCGAATTAGCTGGTTTCGTTTTGCCCATTGCTAAACCGCCTTTCATGGGGGATCAAGCTTTATCATGTGCAAAACGGAGATGAAACTTACCCTTTATTCTTCCTTTCCACAAACTCCCTTACCATCTCCGATGTTACAGATTGGCGGAGTGGAAGGTTCACTTTCTTTGCCATTGTGTTCATTTTGCTGGTTACTTCATTAATCTCAGATACAGAAAAAGGTTCTTTGTTTTCGCATTTGGTGATTACTTCTTCTATTTTTTGTTCTCTTGCTGCATCTAATAGGATAAATGTCCGCACTTCCTCATGCTGTCCGTGTGAGTGCCTGCTTATTGCTCTATGAACTTCTTCCATCGTCTGATTCTCCTCTTTTTTCCATTATCTTAATAACTTCTATCTTAGGGTCCCAGCAGTTAAATGTGTAGTCAGGTCTCGTTTGAAACCCGAGCCTTTTACAGAAATACTTCATTCCTTTGCCATTAGCTGCTTTCTCCGCATGAAAATGTTTACAGGCAGCACAGCAGTGATACCTGCTCATAAAGCCTCATAAAGCTCTGTGCATTCTTTATATGCCGTCTTCAGAATGTCAGCCGATCTGTTATCCTGATAGAGCTCCAGGAGCCCGCTGAAATAATTTTCTGCATCCATTCGCAGTTTTTTCGTGAGCACGCCGGCCATTTCCGTGAGACGTGACCGATAAAATTCAGCAAATTCCTGTTCCCGCTCAGATAAGCGGGACGATATTTCTTTTTGCATCGCCTCCCATACCGCCCCGCTCATTTTTGTGCGCTCATTTTTTTCGAAGAACGCCTTTGTATTCGAAAACATGCTGAGCTCACGCTGGTAAGCAGAGGCGGAGTGAGTCAGAACCGCTGAAACGGCGGGGGTATCGATCGGCTGAAACTCGGGCGCGGTGAGTCCTTCCAGCTTCATAATGGCGAAAAGGCCCTCGGAGAGCTTTTCTGCCATATTGATCAGCTGCTGTTTTAGCGTATTTTCGCATCTCAGCGTAATCGCCTGAAGTTCTTGTACAAGTCTGTAATCAGCCGCTTGAATCAGCTCATCCATCTGCACATGCAGAATCGTTTTCGCACTTCCATCCTGGTTGAAAACGCCGGGGTGGAAGTGCTCCCGGAACATTTCCGGAAATTGAAGGCCCATTCGCTGAATTAAATAGTAAAATTGCTCCGTTATTTCCTGATTGACTCTCTTGATAAAGTTCTCGCAGCTTTCTGTATTCAGATAGTGCACGGCTTCTGATAGTTCCTGCTTTCTCTGATTAAGCGCCGCTTCTTTTTCCTCTTCGCTTTTGTCCGTTTCTTCTATATAAGAGGATAGCTGGCGCAGCAGTCCGTTCATCTCGCCCTTCAAAGAAGAAACAGCCGTTTGAACAAGGTCTTTTTCGATAAAAGCAGCTAAATCTTTCTTAAAAAGAGGATAGTCTGATTGCACGTCCATCGGTATCCCTGCTAATTCATGCAAGCTGGAAATCCCGTACATTCTTGGACTGCGGACCCCTTCTTCTAAAAATTGCGATTCAATATAGTCTTTTACCAGGTCAACCTCCTGATTGCTTTTAGCCAAGTCAATCGCATTAATAAGAAAAAACATTTTATCGAGCGAAAAGGAATCTTTCACCCTTCCAAGCTGCTGGATAAATTCTCTGTCTCCTTTAGAAAACGGGTGATTGTAATAGGTCACATACAGCAGCGCATCCGATTGCTTGATAAATTGAAAAGCCACATTCGTATGACGTTTGTTTAAGGAATCAGCTCCTGGTGTATCCACGAGAGTAATTCCTCTCCTAGTCAGCGGGCAGTCATAGTAAATGACCGCTTCCTCTGTTAAAATAGCCAGGTTTTCCTCGGACACATACGGAGCAAAATGATCCAAATCGGTCCAATGAACAGCTTCTTCTCCCCATTCATTCCATTTGAGGCCTTCACTGTACATCGTTAAAACGGTCTTTTGGGAATCATTGAGCCCGCTGTCAGACAGAGCCCGGGCGATCGCGTCCAGCAGTTCCGAATACTGATTGCCTTCAAAAGGGATCTCCGGATAAATTTCTTTAATTTCAGTCACAAGCTTCTGAACGGATTTCCTTTTTACCGCGACGCTTCCATGAACATGCTCATTTGTAACCGGAACAATTCTGTTTATGGCCGCTGTTGTTGGATTGGGTGAGGATGGCAGTACTTTTCCTCCAAGCAAAGCATTTGCTGCTGAAGATTTGCCTGCACTGAATGCTCCAAACAAGGCGATGGTAAAGGTCCGGTCTTTGAGGCGGCTGGATTTCTCTCTGATTAGACGCTGCCTTCCCTCAAACCCTTTTATGCGGCCGGCAAGATCAGCCATGGCTTCAGCATGCTCAATCACACGTTCGGTATTTACCGAAGCGGATTCAGGAAGCCGTTCTTTAACGGAACGATTGTCAATCTGTTCCTGCTCTTTTCTTTTTCCGTTAACAGGTGCCTGGCTGATTGATGTTCGGCTTTTCTTCCGCAGCTGCCATTCCTTCTCATCCGCTTCTGCAGGAACCTCATGCCGTAGGATTTTGAGAAGATACTCTCTTTGCTCGATAATCTTAATGATTTTTAATAGCTTTTCGTCTGTTTCATTCATTTCGTCCTGAAGATGTTTATGCAATTGCAATTGTTCATTGTCAAAAGAATTGCGCAGAGCTTTATCCATAATGCTGTCCAAAATCGTTTGAGCTTGTTTCCTTGAAGCATTTTTCACATTTTCGGCTATCGCTTTTGTATAGTTCATCACATATTCAGGCGTGGCATCAGCCCCATTTTGAAGCGAGCCATTCGCGATATTCATCAGACCTTCCGCAGCATAAGAGGAAATTTCTCCGTCTGCATCGCTGTCCTGCAATTCTAAAGCTCTGACCGTTTTCGATAAAATATCTTTCACATGCCAGTCAATTTGCGAGGATACAAGCTCGTTTAAAACGGCTGAAAAATCTTCGGTTCTTTTTGAGATTTCTTCCCCGGTCTTTTTCTTTGCAAAAAACAGGCCTGCTTTAAAGCCTGGTTTCATTGCTTCCACGTAAAGCTTCGCCTGCTCCCTCATTTCAAAAGGAGTGATATTGGCATTTGCCAGAATTTTCGCTATTTCTGCCTTAGCATTCGTCCACACATTCGTTATTCTTTGCTTTTTCATCTCAGACTGATTTTGTATCGCCTGAAGCTCTTCAGAAAGCCGCTTCCACTGGTCCTCAGCTGCCGTTTTCTCCTCGGTCCTAACGCCTTCCTGATTTTCAAGAAAGCGGATATGGGCTTGAATAACCAGCTTTCCTTGAGCGGATTCACTCCGTTTATCCCTGTCGCTAAGCTGCTCTTCTACTGTTTTCTTTACTTGATCAAGCTCATTATCGGGATGATTAAGGTCTTTCATCGTCGTGTAGAAAATCCTGCTGCTCATTAGCCCGATTTCTTGAAAGCTTTCTTCAATGCGGGCCTTAAATTGCGAAAAAGGAAGCTCTTCTTCCCGGTGCTTATCAATCTGATTCACAATAAGAGCGGCTTCCTGCCCGTCCTCAATAAGTCTTTTTAAAAATTCAATCGTACCTTCGGACTGAACATGGTTGTAGTCTGTGACATAAAAAATAAAATCAGCCGCATGGAGAGCGGAAACCGTTGATTCCATATGGGATGCATCATTTGAATCTACACCTGGTGTATCAATTAGCGCAACCGCTTCAGGCAGCAGTTGAGAGGGCTTCCAAATATGTATTTTGGCAATTTCGTCTCCCTCTTTGGCATACTGCTGCAGTTCTTCGAGTTCCATATCAGGATTTGCTTCCACCTGTTCGCCTGCATGAGTATCAAGCATAATTCTTTTTTTACCCCGCCTGATATAAACAAGATTCGCACTGGTCGGGATCGGACTCGCCGGCAAAATCTCCTCTTCAAGGAGTGTATTAAGCAGTGTTGATTTACCAGCAGAAAAATGCCCTGTAAAGGCTATTTGTTTTTCTCTGCTGATTGATTTTTCGATCAGGTCATCGAGCTTTGAAGCCGATGTGAAATCATTTGAGCGGCTCATTTCCGTCTGAATGGCAATGAGAGGGTTTATTGCAGAATCCTGTTGAGATACAGCCATGAAAAATACCCCTTTTGAACGTTCTTTTTCTTCTATTTTACTGAAAAATTTACGGATCGGCATCTATTTTTCTTAAAAAGCTTCCGTAACACAAAAAACCGCCGTGAAGGCAGTCCGCTGTCCGTTATTAGCCGGCATCTATTTTTTTCACGATCTTTTTGGCTAAAACAGTGTAAAGAATAATGGTTGCAGCAATCGTTATATAGAGCATATGAATTACCTCCGCCACCCAAATGAGAACTATTGTTATCTGGTCCTAACGATACCATGAATGATAAACGTTTTCA
Protein-coding regions in this window:
- a CDS encoding DUF2533 family protein, whose translation is MEEVHRAISRHSHGQHEEVRTFILLDAAREQKIEEVITKCENKEPFSVSEINEVTSKMNTMAKKVNLPLRQSVTSEMVREFVERKNKG
- a CDS encoding dynamin family protein translates to MAVSQQDSAINPLIAIQTEMSRSNDFTSASKLDDLIEKSISREKQIAFTGHFSAGKSTLLNTLLEEEILPASPIPTSANLVYIRRGKKRIMLDTHAGEQVEANPDMELEELQQYAKEGDEIAKIHIWKPSQLLPEAVALIDTPGVDSNDASHMESTVSALHAADFIFYVTDYNHVQSEGTIEFLKRLIEDGQEAALIVNQIDKHREEELPFSQFKARIEESFQEIGLMSSRIFYTTMKDLNHPDNELDQVKKTVEEQLSDRDKRSESAQGKLVIQAHIRFLENQEGVRTEEKTAAEDQWKRLSEELQAIQNQSEMKKQRITNVWTNAKAEIAKILANANITPFEMREQAKLYVEAMKPGFKAGLFFAKKKTGEEISKRTEDFSAVLNELVSSQIDWHVKDILSKTVRALELQDSDADGEISSYAAEGLMNIANGSLQNGADATPEYVMNYTKAIAENVKNASRKQAQTILDSIMDKALRNSFDNEQLQLHKHLQDEMNETDEKLLKIIKIIEQREYLLKILRHEVPAEADEKEWQLRKKSRTSISQAPVNGKRKEQEQIDNRSVKERLPESASVNTERVIEHAEAMADLAGRIKGFEGRQRLIREKSSRLKDRTFTIALFGAFSAGKSSAANALLGGKVLPSSPNPTTAAINRIVPVTNEHVHGSVAVKRKSVQKLVTEIKEIYPEIPFEGNQYSELLDAIARALSDSGLNDSQKTVLTMYSEGLKWNEWGEEAVHWTDLDHFAPYVSEENLAILTEEAVIYYDCPLTRRGITLVDTPGADSLNKRHTNVAFQFIKQSDALLYVTYYNHPFSKGDREFIQQLGRVKDSFSLDKMFFLINAIDLAKSNQEVDLVKDYIESQFLEEGVRSPRMYGISSLHELAGIPMDVQSDYPLFKKDLAAFIEKDLVQTAVSSLKGEMNGLLRQLSSYIEETDKSEEEKEAALNQRKQELSEAVHYLNTESCENFIKRVNQEITEQFYYLIQRMGLQFPEMFREHFHPGVFNQDGSAKTILHVQMDELIQAADYRLVQELQAITLRCENTLKQQLINMAEKLSEGLFAIMKLEGLTAPEFQPIDTPAVSAVLTHSASAYQRELSMFSNTKAFFEKNERTKMSGAVWEAMQKEISSRLSEREQEFAEFYRSRLTEMAGVLTKKLRMDAENYFSGLLELYQDNRSADILKTAYKECTELYEAL